A window from Aliamphritea hakodatensis encodes these proteins:
- the ftsA gene encoding cell division protein FtsA, giving the protein MIVALDIGTSKVVCLVAEISPDGGIDIVGIGSHVSRGLKRGVVVNIESTVQSIQRAVEEAELMAGCKIHSVTVGVAGSHIKSMNSHGIVAVRDREVMDYDLERVLDAAQAVAIPADEKIIHILPQEYVIDNQEGIREPLGMSGVRLEAKVHLVTGAVNAVQNIEKCVQRCGLEVDNSVLEQLASSYSVLTEDEKELGVCMVDMGGGTTDIAVFTAGAIRHTAVIPIAGDQVTNDIAMALRTPTQHAEDVKKKYACCLAQLTGPEEMIKVASVGDRPARDLSRQALAEVVEPRYDELFTLIQAELRRSGFEDMIAAGIVLTGGTAKMEGAVELAEEVFHMPVRLALPKGVRGMEDILASPIYATGIGLLQHARRELPAGGAERSFKAEHPVGEPREPAEPLLSRMKAWFARNF; this is encoded by the coding sequence ATGATTGTCGCCCTGGATATCGGTACCTCCAAGGTGGTCTGTCTGGTTGCAGAAATCAGTCCTGATGGAGGGATTGATATTGTTGGTATTGGCTCGCATGTATCCCGCGGTCTGAAACGCGGTGTGGTTGTAAATATCGAGTCAACCGTGCAGTCCATTCAGCGTGCAGTTGAAGAAGCTGAGTTAATGGCTGGCTGTAAAATTCACTCGGTTACAGTGGGTGTTGCGGGTAGCCATATTAAGAGTATGAACTCCCATGGCATCGTTGCTGTACGTGACCGGGAAGTGATGGATTATGACCTTGAGCGGGTGTTGGATGCTGCTCAGGCCGTGGCGATTCCTGCTGATGAAAAAATTATCCATATCCTGCCTCAGGAGTATGTGATTGATAATCAGGAAGGCATCCGTGAGCCGCTGGGCATGTCAGGGGTGCGTCTGGAAGCTAAGGTTCATCTGGTAACCGGTGCTGTGAATGCGGTACAGAATATTGAGAAGTGTGTCCAGCGCTGCGGCCTGGAAGTAGATAACAGTGTGCTGGAGCAACTGGCTTCCAGCTATTCGGTTCTCACTGAAGATGAGAAAGAACTCGGTGTCTGCATGGTGGATATGGGGGGCGGTACGACGGATATTGCCGTATTTACAGCCGGTGCTATCCGCCATACCGCGGTTATTCCGATTGCCGGTGATCAGGTGACCAATGATATAGCCATGGCGTTACGGACGCCGACACAGCATGCTGAAGATGTCAAAAAGAAGTATGCCTGCTGTCTGGCGCAGTTAACCGGTCCGGAAGAAATGATCAAGGTTGCCAGTGTCGGAGACCGTCCGGCCCGGGATTTATCCCGTCAGGCACTTGCTGAAGTGGTTGAACCCCGTTACGACGAGTTGTTTACCCTGATTCAGGCAGAACTGCGCCGCAGTGGATTTGAAGACATGATTGCTGCCGGCATTGTGCTTACCGGCGGCACTGCCAAGATGGAAGGTGCTGTTGAACTGGCTGAGGAAGTGTTCCATATGCCGGTGCGTTTAGCATTGCCTAAAGGTGTCCGGGGTATGGAAGATATTCTTGCCAGCCCGATTTACGCCACCGGTATCGGGCTGTTACAGCATGCCCGGCGGGAGTTGCCTGCAGGTGGTGCGGAACGCAGTTTTAAAGCAGAGCATCCTGTTGGCGAACCCCGGGAGCCGGCAGAGCCGCTGCTAAGCAGAATGAAAGCATGGTTTGCCAGAAATTTTTAA